A stretch of Microbacterium sp. 4R-513 DNA encodes these proteins:
- a CDS encoding carboxymuconolactone decarboxylase family protein, giving the protein MSEERRVHLSRSAPDAYKTLDAFSKTVGRIADEAGIEPRFKELVQIHASQLNGCAFCVRVHVDRAVKEGLDADVIAQLATWRDSGVFTERERAGLELAEAFTFIHDGGVPDEVYDHVGGILSEDEYVALSWILVSINAFNRVAIAGRYPVPPRASGKA; this is encoded by the coding sequence ATGAGCGAAGAACGTCGCGTCCACCTCTCGCGCTCCGCCCCGGACGCCTACAAGACGCTCGACGCCTTCTCCAAGACCGTCGGCCGGATCGCCGACGAGGCCGGCATCGAGCCGCGCTTCAAGGAGCTCGTGCAGATCCACGCCTCGCAGCTGAACGGCTGCGCCTTCTGCGTGCGCGTGCATGTCGACCGGGCGGTGAAGGAGGGCCTCGACGCCGACGTCATCGCCCAGCTGGCGACGTGGCGGGACTCCGGCGTCTTCACCGAGCGCGAGCGCGCGGGCCTCGAGCTCGCCGAGGCGTTCACCTTCATCCATGACGGGGGAGTACCCGACGAGGTGTACGACCACGTCGGGGGCATTCTGAGCGAGGACGAGTACGTCGCCCTCAGCTGGATCCTCGTCTCGATCAACGCCTTCAACCGCGTCGCGATCGCCGGCCGCTATCCCGTGCCCCCGCGCGCGAGCGGCAAGGCATGA
- a CDS encoding alpha/beta hydrolase: protein MTDPLDEFSFLRDQAADIGLDGPIPSGERLSLALPDGRTLSALRFGEGSPEVTFLHGAGLNAHTWDTTILALGIPALAIDLPGHGDSSWRTDLAYTGGTLAPDVALGIEEWTDRPQLLVGQSLGGLTAAAVAASRPELVRGVVVVDITPGLDPDGGAAQLREFFAGPTDWASRDELVERALAFGLGGSRRAAERGVYHNSRVRPDGRVEWKHHFAHLANAMAASPELADAAAVQQDALASVLSESGWTDLAEITAPLTLVRGTRGYLTDADTEVFRQRVPAASVVEMDSGHNVQEERPVELARLVRDLAGKG, encoded by the coding sequence GTGACCGACCCTCTCGACGAGTTCTCGTTCCTCCGCGACCAGGCCGCCGACATCGGCCTCGACGGCCCGATCCCCTCCGGCGAGCGCCTCTCTCTCGCCCTGCCGGACGGCCGCACGCTGAGCGCCCTGCGGTTCGGCGAGGGGTCGCCGGAGGTGACCTTCCTGCACGGGGCGGGCCTCAACGCCCACACGTGGGACACGACGATCCTCGCGCTCGGGATTCCCGCCCTCGCCATCGACCTCCCCGGTCACGGCGACTCGTCGTGGCGCACCGACCTCGCGTACACCGGCGGGACCCTGGCGCCCGACGTGGCCTTGGGCATCGAGGAGTGGACCGACCGGCCGCAGCTCCTCGTCGGGCAGTCGCTCGGCGGGCTCACGGCGGCGGCGGTCGCGGCATCCCGTCCCGAACTCGTCCGCGGGGTCGTCGTCGTCGACATCACGCCGGGGCTCGATCCGGACGGCGGCGCGGCTCAGCTGCGCGAGTTCTTCGCCGGACCGACCGACTGGGCCTCGCGCGATGAGCTGGTTGAGCGGGCGCTCGCGTTCGGGCTCGGCGGATCGCGCAGGGCGGCGGAGCGGGGGGTGTACCACAACAGCCGCGTCCGGCCCGATGGCCGCGTGGAGTGGAAGCACCACTTCGCGCACCTCGCGAACGCCATGGCCGCCTCCCCCGAGCTCGCCGACGCCGCCGCCGTGCAGCAGGACGCCCTCGCCTCGGTTCTCTCCGAGAGCGGCTGGACAGACCTCGCCGAGATCACCGCTCCCCTCACGCTCGTGCGCGGCACGCGGGGATATCTGACGGATGCCGACACCGAGGTGTTCCGGCAGCGGGTGCCCGCGGCATCCGTCGTCGAAATGGACTCCGGACACAATGTGCAGGAGGAGCGCCCCGTCGAGCTCGCCCGGCTGGTCCGCGACCTCGCGGGGAAGGGTTAA
- a CDS encoding M4 family metallopeptidase produces MRHAIVPPYLLARIAAATEPHLARAAEAARATLAGDRDYRPGRSRLRLSIDEAGSLVAETGPAPDRTISDARGRETLPGVRVRSEDDPPTGDEAADEAFDGLGATFDFFWDAYQRNSIDDGGGELLATVHYGEDYDNAFWNGERMVFGDGDGDIFTGFTNSLTVIAHELAHGVTEVSGGLEYQGQSGALNESISDVFGALAEQHQRGQTADEASWLIGEGIFTPAVQGRALRSMKDPGTAYDDDVLGKDPQPGHMKDYVETTNDNGGVHINSGIPNRAFTLLALALGGHAWERAGRIWYQTVTSGKLSPTADFADFAAATIATAEAEYGVESEEVSAVRDAWTEVGVIGDERIEKPAA; encoded by the coding sequence ATGAGGCACGCGATCGTCCCGCCGTACCTGCTCGCTCGCATCGCAGCCGCGACTGAGCCGCACCTCGCGCGTGCCGCCGAGGCTGCGCGGGCGACGCTCGCGGGTGATCGGGACTACCGGCCGGGGCGCTCGCGACTGCGCCTCTCGATCGACGAGGCGGGCAGCCTCGTGGCCGAGACCGGACCGGCGCCCGACCGCACGATCTCGGATGCACGGGGTCGCGAGACCTTGCCCGGAGTGCGGGTCCGCAGCGAGGACGACCCGCCCACGGGCGACGAGGCCGCCGACGAGGCGTTCGACGGGCTCGGGGCGACCTTCGACTTCTTCTGGGACGCCTACCAGCGCAACAGCATCGACGATGGCGGCGGCGAGCTCCTCGCCACCGTGCACTACGGCGAGGACTACGACAACGCGTTCTGGAACGGCGAGCGCATGGTGTTCGGCGACGGCGACGGCGACATCTTCACCGGCTTCACCAACTCGCTCACCGTCATCGCGCACGAGCTCGCGCACGGCGTGACCGAGGTCTCGGGCGGCCTCGAGTATCAGGGCCAGTCGGGGGCGCTCAACGAGTCCATCTCCGACGTCTTCGGAGCGCTCGCCGAGCAGCACCAGCGCGGCCAGACCGCCGACGAGGCGAGCTGGCTCATCGGCGAGGGCATCTTCACGCCCGCTGTGCAGGGCCGCGCACTCCGGTCGATGAAGGACCCGGGCACGGCGTACGACGACGACGTGCTGGGCAAAGACCCGCAGCCGGGTCACATGAAGGACTACGTCGAGACGACGAACGACAACGGCGGGGTGCACATCAACTCCGGCATCCCGAACCGTGCCTTCACGCTGCTGGCGCTCGCACTCGGCGGCCACGCCTGGGAGCGCGCCGGCCGCATCTGGTACCAGACGGTCACGTCGGGGAAGCTCTCCCCGACCGCCGACTTCGCCGACTTCGCGGCCGCCACCATCGCGACGGCCGAAGCGGAGTACGGTGTGGAGTCGGAGGAGGTGTCGGCCGTCCGCGACGCGTGGACCGAGGTCGGCGTCATCGGCGATGAGCGAATCGAGAAGCCCGCGGCGTGA
- a CDS encoding ATP-binding cassette domain-containing protein → MLRARGLTRRFPVPKATLFEKARTSTALEDADLDVFPGSAVGIIGESGSGKSTLVRLLLALDAPTAGSVEFDGRQVDASAGARALHWLRRDTGMVFQDPYASLDPRMSVGRIVAEPLWALGLGGDGEPGGAGRRERVHEVLLDVGLEPDMADRFPHEFSGGQRQRIAIARAIVHRPRLLVGDEPMSALDVTVRSQILELLAELRRRSDLTLVLVSHDIGVVQNLCDQVVVMKDGRIVEEGPTEKVLLQPHVAYTRRLLASIPIIDPGPAAS, encoded by the coding sequence CTGCTGCGCGCACGGGGCCTCACCCGGCGCTTCCCGGTCCCGAAGGCGACCCTCTTCGAGAAGGCCCGAACCTCGACGGCCCTCGAAGACGCCGACCTCGACGTCTTCCCCGGCAGCGCCGTCGGCATCATCGGGGAGTCCGGCTCCGGCAAGTCGACGCTCGTCCGCCTCCTCCTCGCCCTCGACGCCCCGACCGCGGGCTCCGTGGAGTTCGACGGACGGCAAGTGGATGCCTCGGCCGGCGCCCGCGCGCTGCACTGGCTGCGACGCGACACGGGCATGGTGTTCCAGGACCCGTACGCATCGCTCGACCCGCGCATGAGCGTGGGCCGGATCGTCGCCGAGCCCCTGTGGGCGCTCGGCCTCGGCGGAGACGGCGAGCCGGGCGGCGCCGGCCGGCGAGAGCGCGTGCACGAGGTGCTCCTCGATGTCGGCCTGGAGCCCGATATGGCCGACCGCTTCCCCCACGAGTTCTCAGGGGGCCAGCGTCAGCGGATCGCCATCGCCCGCGCCATCGTGCACCGGCCGAGGCTCCTCGTCGGCGACGAGCCGATGTCCGCCCTCGACGTCACGGTGCGCTCGCAGATCCTCGAGCTCCTCGCCGAGCTGCGCCGCCGAAGCGACCTCACGCTCGTGCTCGTGTCCCACGACATCGGCGTCGTCCAGAACCTCTGCGACCAGGTCGTCGTCATGAAGGACGGGCGGATCGTCGAGGAGGGTCCCACCGAGAAGGTGCTGCTGCAGCCCCATGTCGCGTACACGCGCCGGCTCCTCGCCTCGATCCCGATCATCGACCCCGGGCCTGCGGCATCCTGA
- a CDS encoding ABC transporter permease: MSRSSPESGGRSGQIRDTDAAARPRRRPRRRRPSRWAWLGRLWALSTGRFGLIVVAVVVATAIVATFWTPFDPQRVDVRGRWALPGLPHLFGTDGSGRDILSLVMAGARTTVIVAVGAGIIATVVGIALAALGALTARWVRESVAVFVDILIAFPVLIIAMMISAVWGGSLWVVIWSVGIGFGVNIARVTRPELRRVLHSDFVLAGRMAGLTPWQNLLRHLLPNVAPVFIVQLSWAMAVAVLAEAGLSYLGFGAPVTEPSWGLLLAELQQFITVYPLSVVWPGLAITFTVLGLNLLGDGLREATDPTLSRRGGAARQARTHVPEVVS, translated from the coding sequence ATGTCCCGAAGTTCGCCGGAAAGCGGGGGCCGCAGCGGCCAGATTCGGGACACGGATGCCGCGGCCCGGCCCCGACGACGGCCGCGCCGCCGCCGGCCGTCACGCTGGGCGTGGCTCGGCCGGCTGTGGGCGCTGTCGACGGGCCGGTTCGGCCTCATCGTCGTGGCGGTCGTCGTCGCCACGGCGATCGTCGCCACCTTCTGGACGCCGTTCGACCCGCAGAGGGTCGACGTCCGGGGGCGCTGGGCGCTCCCCGGCCTCCCCCACCTCTTCGGCACCGACGGGTCGGGCCGCGACATCCTGAGCCTGGTCATGGCCGGCGCCCGCACGACCGTGATCGTCGCGGTCGGCGCGGGGATCATCGCGACGGTCGTCGGCATCGCGCTCGCGGCGCTCGGGGCGCTCACGGCGCGGTGGGTGCGGGAGTCGGTCGCGGTCTTCGTCGACATCCTCATCGCCTTCCCCGTCCTCATCATCGCGATGATGATCTCGGCCGTCTGGGGCGGTTCGCTGTGGGTCGTGATCTGGTCCGTCGGCATCGGCTTCGGCGTCAACATCGCGCGCGTCACGCGGCCGGAGCTGCGCCGGGTGCTCCACAGCGACTTCGTGCTCGCGGGACGGATGGCGGGGCTCACGCCGTGGCAGAACCTCCTGCGCCATCTGCTGCCGAACGTCGCGCCCGTCTTCATCGTGCAGCTGTCGTGGGCGATGGCCGTCGCCGTGCTCGCCGAGGCCGGGCTGTCGTACCTCGGCTTCGGGGCGCCGGTGACCGAGCCGTCGTGGGGGCTCCTGCTGGCCGAGCTGCAGCAGTTCATCACGGTCTACCCGCTCTCCGTCGTCTGGCCGGGTCTGGCCATCACCTTCACCGTGCTCGGCCTCAATCTCCTCGGCGACGGCCTCCGCGAAGCCACCGACCCGACGCTGTCGCGCCGCGGCGGTGCGGCGCGACAGGCCCGCACGCACGTGCCGGAGGTGGTCTCGTGA
- a CDS encoding ABC transporter permease, with protein MIRYTLTRLALLLLGLFVASVLIFLTLRVLPGDVAQLIAGTNSTPEQADAIRERLGLGEPLVAQYVDWIGGVLRGDLGTSLLTGSSVTDELVQKAQVTVPLGILALTIALAFSLPLGVISAMRRGRSSGTAISVGSQGLAAVPVVWAGMMLVVVFAVWLGWLPAQGFPRAGWSDPAAAVRALVLPALTIGIVEGAMLLRFVRSATLQAVGQDYVRTAAAKGLTRDAALIRHGLPNVGLSVVTVLGLQVAGIIVGAVVIEQLFSLPGIGRMLVADVSARDLPKVQGELLALTGFVLVVGFVVDLVHRALDPRQREAS; from the coding sequence GTGATCCGATACACGCTGACGCGTCTGGCCCTGCTTCTGCTCGGGCTGTTCGTCGCCAGCGTGCTGATCTTCCTGACCCTCCGCGTGCTTCCGGGTGATGTCGCGCAGCTCATCGCGGGGACCAACAGCACGCCCGAGCAGGCCGACGCCATCCGCGAGAGGCTCGGCCTCGGCGAGCCGCTCGTCGCACAGTACGTCGACTGGATCGGTGGAGTGCTGCGCGGCGACCTCGGCACGTCGCTGCTGACCGGGTCGAGCGTGACGGACGAGCTGGTGCAGAAAGCACAGGTCACGGTGCCGCTCGGCATCCTCGCCCTGACGATCGCCCTCGCGTTCAGCCTCCCGCTCGGGGTCATCTCGGCGATGCGCCGCGGCCGCTCCTCGGGGACCGCGATCAGCGTCGGCTCGCAGGGCCTCGCGGCGGTGCCGGTCGTGTGGGCGGGCATGATGCTGGTCGTCGTCTTCGCCGTGTGGCTCGGGTGGCTGCCCGCGCAGGGCTTCCCCCGCGCCGGATGGTCCGACCCCGCCGCGGCGGTGCGCGCGCTCGTGCTCCCCGCTTTGACGATCGGGATCGTCGAGGGGGCCATGCTCCTCCGCTTCGTGCGGAGCGCTACCCTGCAGGCCGTCGGGCAGGACTACGTCCGCACCGCCGCCGCAAAGGGCCTGACCCGGGATGCCGCGCTGATCCGCCATGGGCTGCCCAACGTCGGCCTTTCGGTCGTCACGGTGCTCGGCCTGCAGGTCGCCGGGATCATCGTCGGAGCCGTCGTCATCGAGCAGCTCTTCAGCCTGCCCGGCATCGGCCGGATGCTCGTGGCCGACGTGAGCGCCCGCGACCTGCCGAAGGTGCAGGGCGAGCTTCTGGCCCTGACGGGCTTCGTGCTCGTCGTGGGCTTCGTCGTCGACCTCGTCCACCGCGCCCTCGACCCCCGGCAGCGGGAGGCGTCATGA
- a CDS encoding ABC transporter ATP-binding protein, which yields MTLEVRDLTIDIADRRVVDGISFDVPDGARVGLIGESGSGKSLTALAIMGLLPDGATAGGSIRWNGRELLGLPDRELAQLRGDDIGIVFQEPRTALNPIRTVGRQIAESVRIHQRVTRAEAKARAVEEARRVALPDPERIVARYPHQLSGGQRQRVAIATALACRPRLLIADEPTTALDVTIQAEILDLLLSLVETDGMSLVFITHDLAVLSRIATHGIVLEDGRVVEEAPVSTLLTAPSSVVTQGLLRDATATLWRPGGLS from the coding sequence GTGACGCTCGAGGTGCGCGACCTCACGATCGACATCGCCGACCGCCGCGTCGTCGACGGCATCTCGTTCGACGTGCCCGACGGGGCCCGCGTCGGCCTGATCGGCGAGTCGGGCTCGGGCAAGTCGCTGACGGCCCTGGCGATCATGGGGCTCCTGCCCGACGGAGCGACGGCCGGCGGCTCCATCCGCTGGAACGGCCGCGAGCTGCTCGGGCTGCCGGACAGAGAACTGGCGCAGTTGCGCGGCGACGACATCGGCATCGTCTTCCAGGAGCCGCGGACAGCCCTCAACCCGATCCGCACCGTCGGCCGCCAGATCGCGGAGTCCGTCCGGATCCACCAGCGCGTGACGCGCGCCGAGGCCAAGGCGCGCGCCGTCGAAGAGGCCCGGCGCGTCGCCCTCCCCGACCCCGAGCGGATCGTCGCCCGCTATCCGCACCAGCTCTCGGGCGGGCAGCGACAGCGGGTCGCGATCGCGACCGCGCTCGCCTGCCGACCGCGGCTGCTGATCGCCGACGAGCCGACGACCGCGCTCGACGTGACGATCCAGGCCGAGATCCTCGATCTGCTGCTGTCGCTCGTCGAGACCGACGGCATGTCCCTCGTGTTCATCACGCACGACCTCGCGGTGCTCTCGCGCATCGCGACCCACGGCATCGTGCTCGAGGACGGCCGTGTCGTCGAAGAGGCGCCGGTGTCGACCCTCCTCACAGCGCCCTCGTCCGTCGTCACGCAGGGACTCCTGCGCGATGCGACCGCGACCCTCTGGCGACCGGGGGGCCTCTCGTGA
- a CDS encoding ABC transporter substrate-binding protein, translated as MLRRTALAATALLAAGALLLSACTSGGASNTPSSTGTPDPDASAVIRLVLEPSNLDIRQTAGAALDQILVDNIYEGLVARTPEQDIVPALASDWEVSDDGLTYTFTLREGVTFHDGQPLTPQDVVWSLTTRKNTPEWSDSARLANVQTIAADGQTITLTLSAPDSTLLWNLTGRAGLILKEGDTVDYKTKANGTGPFVLDTWRQGDSITFARNDAYWGDKAQVGEVVFDYIPDNQAALNAALAGEVDVVTGFDANLKDQVEANGDFELVLGKSTDKGTLAMNQASGPLADKRVRQAIRQAIDHEAFIEAAASGETLYGPIPSLDPGYEDLADVAPYDPEGAKALLKEAGVDDLTLTLKIPNFYSTTIPQILVSDLNEVGITLKVDSVDFPTWLNDVYVNKDYDLSYVLHTEARDFENWANPDYYFTYDNPEVQELYKESVAATDPDEAADLLKKAAKIVSEDAAGDWLFNGASVVAVGTNITGMPSINVNERLNLAQLAKSNG; from the coding sequence ATGCTCCGCCGCACCGCACTCGCCGCGACCGCCCTTCTCGCCGCCGGAGCTCTGCTCCTGTCGGCGTGCACGAGCGGCGGCGCGAGCAACACGCCGAGCAGCACGGGCACCCCGGACCCGGACGCCTCGGCGGTGATCCGCCTCGTCCTCGAGCCGAGCAACCTCGACATCCGCCAGACCGCGGGGGCGGCCCTCGACCAGATCCTGGTCGACAACATCTACGAGGGCCTCGTCGCGCGCACGCCGGAGCAGGACATCGTGCCCGCGCTCGCGAGCGATTGGGAGGTCTCGGACGACGGCCTGACCTACACCTTCACTCTGCGCGAGGGCGTCACCTTCCACGACGGCCAGCCCCTCACCCCGCAGGATGTCGTCTGGTCGCTCACGACGCGCAAGAACACCCCGGAGTGGTCGGACTCGGCAAGGCTCGCGAACGTCCAGACGATCGCGGCGGACGGCCAGACCATCACGCTCACGCTGAGCGCCCCCGACTCGACGCTGCTGTGGAACCTCACCGGCCGCGCCGGGCTCATCCTCAAAGAGGGCGACACCGTCGACTACAAGACGAAGGCGAACGGCACGGGCCCCTTCGTGCTCGACACCTGGCGGCAGGGGGACAGCATCACGTTCGCGCGCAACGACGCCTACTGGGGCGACAAGGCGCAGGTCGGCGAGGTCGTCTTCGACTACATCCCCGACAACCAGGCGGCCCTCAATGCGGCCCTCGCCGGCGAGGTCGACGTGGTGACGGGCTTCGACGCCAACCTCAAGGACCAGGTCGAGGCGAACGGCGACTTCGAGCTCGTGCTCGGCAAGTCGACCGACAAGGGCACGCTCGCGATGAATCAGGCGTCGGGACCGCTCGCCGATAAGCGGGTGCGCCAGGCCATCCGCCAGGCGATCGACCACGAGGCGTTCATCGAGGCCGCGGCATCCGGTGAGACGCTCTACGGTCCGATCCCCTCGCTCGATCCGGGATACGAGGATCTCGCCGATGTCGCGCCCTACGACCCCGAGGGTGCCAAGGCGCTCCTGAAGGAGGCCGGTGTCGACGACCTGACGCTGACCCTGAAGATCCCCAACTTCTACTCGACGACCATTCCGCAGATCCTCGTCTCGGACCTCAACGAGGTCGGGATCACGCTGAAGGTCGACTCGGTGGACTTCCCCACCTGGCTCAACGACGTCTACGTCAACAAGGACTACGACCTGAGCTACGTCCTGCACACCGAGGCCCGTGATTTCGAGAACTGGGCGAACCCCGACTACTACTTCACCTACGACAACCCCGAGGTTCAGGAGCTGTACAAGGAGTCGGTCGCAGCGACCGATCCCGACGAGGCCGCAGACCTCCTCAAGAAGGCCGCCAAGATCGTGTCGGAGGATGCCGCGGGGGACTGGCTCTTCAACGGAGCCTCGGTCGTGGCCGTCGGCACTAACATCACGGGTATGCCCTCGATCAATGTGAACGAGCGCCTCAATCTCGCGCAGCTGGCCAAGAGCAACGGGTGA